The stretch of DNA TCCTTCAGCCGCGCCGGGGCCTGCGCCACCGGCCGGATCGCCCCCGACAGGCCGACCTCGCCGAAATACACCGCATCCGAGGGTAGGGCCGAGCCCGAGAGCGAGGAGACGAGGGCTGCCGCCACCGCGAGGTCGGCCGCCGGCTCGCCGATGCGTAACCCCCCCGCGACGTTGAGGTAGACGTCGTGGCCGCCTAACCGGATGCCGCCATGGGCCTCCAGCACCGCCAGCACCATCGACAGCCGGTTGGGATCCCAGCCGACCACGGCGCGCCGCGGCATGCCGAGGGCGGACGGCGCCACCAGGGCCTGGATCTCGACGAGGAGGGGCCGGGTGCCCTCCATGCCGGCGAAGACCGCGGTCCCCGGCGCCGCGAGGTCGCGCCCGGCGAGGAACAGGGCCGAGGGGTTCGGCACCTCGGCGAGCCCCCCGTCGGTCATCTCGAACACGCCGATCTCGTCGGTCGGGCCGAAGCGGTTCTTGACCGCGCGCAGGATGCGGAAATGGTGGCCCTGGTCGCCCTCGAACGAGGCCACCGCATCGACCATGTGCTCGACCACGCGGGGGCCGGCGATCTGCCCGTCCTTGGTGACGTGGCCGACCAGGATCACGGCGGTGCCGGAGGTCTTGGCGAAGCGGATCAGGCTCTGGGCGGAGCCGCGGACCTGGGTCACGGTGCCGGGGGCCGATTCCACCGTCTCGGTCCACATCGTCTGGATCGAATCGATGATGGCGAGCGCCGGCGGCCTGCCCTGGCTCAGGGTCGCGATGATGTCCTCGACATTGGTCTCGGCGGCGAGTTCCACCGGCGCGCTCGCGAGACCCAGCCGCTCGGCCCGCAGGCGCACCTGGCCCACCGCCTCCTCGCCCGAGATGTAGGCGACGCGCTCGCCCCGTTTCGCCAGCGCCGCGGAGGCCTGCATCAGCAGCGTCGACTTGCCGATGCCGGGATCGCCCCCGAGCAGGATCACCGAGCCGCGCACGAAGCCGCCCCCCGTCACCCGGTCGAGCTCGGCGATGCCCGACGAGGTGCGCGGCGCCTCCTTGACCTCGCCGGTCAGCCCTTCGAGCGGGAAGATCCGTCCCCGCGCCCGGCTCGGCCGGGTCGCGACCGGGCCGGAGACGGGGCTTGCCGCGCCGGTCTCCTCGACGATCGTGTTCCAGCCGTTGCAGGCCTCGCAGCGGCCGCGCCAGCGATTGTAGACCGCGCCGCAGGACTGGCAGGCGAAGGTCTGGTGGTTCTTCGCCATCGGCGGCCTCCGGATCGGGGCCGCGCGCCGGCCGCCTCATGCGTTCCTGATATGTCCCGAGGGGCGCGCCGTTGCAACTGCGCGCCAGGGCGTTCTGCGACGAAGCGGAGGCCGGTTCGTCGCGGAAAACGCGGCAAAAACAGAGACCTGGAGCACGGCCCGAGTGCAGCGCGACCGGGCCGTGCTCCAGCGACGGTTCAGACACGAACCCGCCGCGCTCGCGTCCCAATCCCCGGCGAAAGCTCGGCCGTATTCTCGCGTGGAGGACGCGCACCCGATGTCACGGCCCGGCCGAGCTTTCCATTACGACCGCGTCCAGCGCGGCTTCCACTGGCTGATGGCGGCGCTGATCGTCGTGGCGCTGGCCTTGGGCATCTATGCCGCCTGGCAGGTGCCCGGCACCTCGCCGCGGCGCGAGATCCTCGACATCCACAAGTCGATCGGCCTGACGGTGCTGCTGCTCCTGCCGCTGCGCTTCGTCTATCGGCTGGTCGCCGGCGAGCCGGCCTACCGTGCGCCGCCGTCGCGCCACGCCCACATCGCCGCGACGCTGGCGCATCTCACCCTCTACGCCCTGATGCTGCTCCTGCCCGTCAGCGGCTACGTCTACTCGGCGGCGGGCGGCTACGGCCTGCCCTGGTTCGGGGTCTTCTCGTTCCCGCGCCTCGTGCCGGTCGACAAGGCGTTGTCGCAGGCGGGCTACGGCGCCCATTACTGGATCGCCTGGGGGCTCGGGATCGTGCTCGGCCTGCACGTCCTTGCTGTGGCCTGGCACGCCTGGATCCGCCGCGACGAGGTGATGGGGCGGATGTGGCCGGCGCGGGGAGACGCTTCTGTTTGACATGATTGCATCAAATTAAAGCGCGGGATCCCTTCTCCCGTGTGGGAGAGGGGTAGGGGTGAGGGTGACACGCTTCAGGACTAGGCACTGAGCGTCACGCTGCCAGCACAACGTTACGAGCCCGACTCAGGACCGTATCACCCTCACCCCCGGCCCCTCTCCCACACGGGAGAGGGGAGACGTGCTTTGCTTTTATTTGGAAAGATCGAACAAAATCTGCATCACGCGGAGAACGCATTCTCCACCAACCCCCCCACCCGCTCCCCCGCCAGCGCCTCGTCGAACAGGATGCGGAACAGGATCGGCGCGATGACCCGGTCCAGCACCAGATCGATGTCCGGAAACGCCTCGCCGCGCGCCGCCGCGCGCTCGGCGATGACGGCGATCTGCTGGCGGGCATAACCGCAGCAGCGCCGGGGACCGCTCTCGCCCTCGGCGGCGAGCACGTCGCGGATCATCTCGCGGCCGAGCTGCGAGGCCATCTCCTCGGCATATTGCTCGGCCCAGGCCAGGAGGTCGCCGCGGCCGCTGCCGGTCTCGACCGGCACCATGTCCGGCCGCAGCCGCTCGACCGCGACGTCGGCGAGCAGATCGTTCAGCTCGCCCCAGCGCCGGTAGATCGTCGAGGGCGTGACGCCGGCCTCGGCGGCGATCAGCGGGATCGTCACCGCGGCGCGGTCCATCCGGGCCAGCAGCTCCCGCGTGGCGCGATGGACCGAGGCCTGGACCCGCGCGCTGCGCCCGCCCGGGCGCGGCCCTCCCTCCCGCTCCGCCATCCCCCCTCCAAACGCAAAGAATTTGCTTTTAGCCCGCCGGAGCGCTAACCCTTAACGCAACGGATTTGCTTTAGGGGCATGACGATGCGCGAAGGTCAAGGATCCCGGCGGGTCGACCCGCTCGTCCTCCACGCCGTGACGCTGGGCGCGTTCTTTGCCGCCGCGGCGGCTCCGACGCCGCTCTACCGGATCTACCAGGAGACCCTGGCGCTCTCGCCGGTCTTCGTCACCCTGGTCTTCGCGGTCTATGCGGTGGCGCTGCTGAAGGCGCTCCTCGTCGCCGGCTCGCTCTCCGACCATCTCGGGCGCCGCCCGGTCATCGCCGGGGCCTTGTGGCTCGAGGCGGCGGCGATGGGCCTGTTCCTGCTGGTCGGCAACGGGGCCGGCTGGCTCGTCGTCGCCCGGATCACACAAGGCCTCGCCACCGGCATCGCCGCCGCGTCGCTGGGCGCCGCACTCGTCGACGTGGATCGCACCCGCGGGCCGGTCGTCAACGCGGTGGCGCCGCTCGTCGGCATGGCGGTCGGGGCGCTCGGCACCAGTGCGCTGATCCAGTATGCGCCGCTGCCGCTGCACCTCGTCTACGGCGTGCTGCTCTGCGTCTTCGCCGGGCTGGCGCTGGCGGTGTGGTCCATCCCTGAGAGCGCCGCGACGCGGCCCGGGGCGCTCGCCTCGCTCAAGCCCCGCATGGCCGTGCCGTCCCGGATCCGCCGGCCCCTGGCGCTGGTGACGCCGATCAACCTCGCCAACTGGACGCTCGGCGGCTTCTATCTCTCGCTGGTGCCCTCGGTGGTCGCGGCGGCCACCGGCAGCGGCGCGCCGCTCACCGGCGGGTCGGTCGTCACCGCCCTGATGGTGGCCGGCGCGGTCTCGGTGCTCCTTCGCCGGACGGCGGCGCCGCAGGCCAACCTGACCTTCGGGGTGCTCGCCACCGCTCTCGGCGTCGTCGGGGTCGTCGCCGGCATCCATGCGGCGAGCGTGCCGGTGCTGATCCTCGCGACGCTCGTCACCGGATGCGGCTTCGGCGCCAGCTTCCTCGGCTGCCTCGGCACGATCATGCCGCTGGCCGAGCCCGACGAGCGGGCAGGATTGCTCGCCGCCTTCTACGTCCAGAGCTACCTCGCCTTCAGCCTGCCGGCGGTCGGCGCCGGGTTCCTCGCCCGCATTCTGGGCTATGCGGCCACCGCCGACCTCTACGCGGCGGCGGTCCTGGTGGTGAGCCTCGGCGGGCTCGCGGTGATGCGGGCCCGCTCCGGGCGCGGCCTGGCGGTGGCGTAGCCCGAGGGGGCGTTACGTCCCCACCCGTCCCCCGCCCCGCTTCGTGATCGCCACCACGGCCGGGCGCGGCGGCAGGGCGGGATCGAAATCCGGCCAGCGGGTCGCCGGGTTCTCGAAGGTGGCGGGCTGCGCGGTCGGGTCCTCCTCGTCGGCCTCGCCGGGATGCTGCACGGCGACGAAGAAGGTGGTGTCGTCGGGGGTGAAGTAGGGGCCGCACATCTCGGCCCCCATCGGCACCTGGAAGAAGTGCTTGGCGGTGCCGCGGCGGGCGCCTTCCGTCTCCATCGCCCAGATGCCGTCGGCGCGGCCGGTCTTCGACGGCGAGTTGCCGTCCGTGGCGACCCAGAGGCGGCCCTCGCCGTCGACGGCGCAATTGTCCGGCATGCCGAACCAGCCGTCCTTCGTCGTCGCCGACGAGAAGGTGGCGCCGACCGCCGCGACCGACGGGTCGCCGCAGCGCACCAGCACCTCCCAGGCGAAGTCCTTCGCCCCGAAGTCGCCGCCCGCGGGCGACAGCTCGACGATGTGGCCGAAGCGGTTGTCCGGCCGCGGATTGACCGCGTCGACCTGGTCGGCCTTGCGGCGGGTGTTGTTGGTCAGCATCACGTAGACCTTGCCGGTCTTCGGATTGGCCTCGACGTCCTCCGGCCGGTCCATCTTGGTGGCGCCGAGCAGGTCGGCGGCCCGGCGGGTCTCGATCAACACGTCGGCCTGATCGCGAAACCCGTTCTCCGGCGTCAGCGGACCCTCGCCGAACACGATCGGCAGCCAGGTGCCGCGCCCATCCGCGTCGAAGCGGGCGACCGACAACGTGCCGTGATCGAGGATGTCGCGGTTGGCCGCCTTGTCGGTTTTGTTCACGGCGTCCGTCGTGACGAAGCGGTAGACGTAGTCGAAGCGCTCGTCGTCGCCCTGGAACACGACGTAGCGGCCGTCCTTGGCCAGGGCTCCGGCGGCGCCCTCGTGCTTGAAGCGGCCCATGGCGGTGCGCTTCACCGGCACGCTGTTGGGATCGAACGGATCGATCTCGACCACCCAGCCGAAGCGGTTCGGCTCGTTGGGCTCTTTCCCTAAGTCGAAGCGGTCGTGGAAGCGGGCCCAGCCGTAGAGGTTGCCCGGCATGCCGAGGCGCTTGTGGTTCTTCACTTCCGGGGAGCCCTCGGGCAGGCGGCCCTGGAAGTAGTAGTTGATGTTCTCCTCGCAGGTCAGCCACGTGCCCCAGGGCGTGACGCCGCCGGCGCAGTTGTTGAGCATGCCGAGAACGGTCTTCCCCTCCGGGTCGGCGCCGGTGCGCAGGCGGTCCGAGCCGGCGGCGGGGCCGGCGATCCGCATCGGGGTCATGGCGGTGATGCGGCGGGCGAAGCGGGAGCCCGGCACCACGCGCCAGCGCCCGTCCTCGCGCTTCACCTCGATCACCGAGCCGCCATGGGCCGCCATCTCGATGTCGACGAACTCGCGGTTCATGCCGGCGAAGGCCGCCTTGCCGTCCTGCCGGCCGAGGCCGGGGAACATCAGCTCCTCGTTGGTGTATTCGTGGTTGACGACGAGGAGGCCGTGGCCGGCGGGATCGCCCGTGCCCGGCAGCGGGAAGAACCCGAGGAAGTCGTTGTTGTAGCCGAATTGCTGCGCCTGCGCGGCGGCCGACTGCTTGTGCGGGTCGAAGGCCGGCGCGCCGGGCAGGACCGGATCGCCCCAGCGGATCAGCACCTCGGCGTCGTGGCCGTCCGCCACGTGGTGGCGCTCGTCGGCCCCGGCCGGCAGCTCGCGGAACGGGAAGGTCTCCGGTGTCGCCGCCGCGACCGCCCGGGGCGCCAGGGTCGCGGAGATCGCCGAGACGGCCAGGCTCGCCGCCAAGCCCCCGCGAAGAATCTCGCGCCGGTCGAAGCGCCGGGCCACGACCTCGCCGAGGGTCGGGTTCGCGCTCGGGTTCGAGCCGGCATCCTCGGCCGCCTCGGCCTGCTGCGATCGGTTCAGCGACGGCTGTGTCATCGGGCTCCCTCGGTGCTCCGTCTCGGATCGAACCGGACGCTTATCCTGGGGACCATGGCGCGTGGATGACAGCGTCCGGTGCCAGGCCCCTCTCACGGCAGCAGGTGCGCATCCAGCCAGGGCAGCGGGGCCGGGCGCGGCAGGCGGTCGGCGATCCAGGCGATCACCGCGTCGGGGGTGTCGAAGAGCGGAGCGCGGGTCAGCGCCCGCCCGGGGCCGTAGGTTTCCGCCACGCGCCACTTGTGGCGCTGCTCCGGCGCGGCGGCGGTACCGGGCTGCAGGCGGATCAGCAGCGAGACCAGTTGGTCGCCGAGATAGATCAGGCAGCCGTCCTGATCGCTCCCCGCGCTCCGCAGGCGGATATGGCGCTGGGTCAACCTGCCGCCCGCTCCCGTCTGGATGCCTCGCCCGACCATCGTGCCCCTCTCATCTTCCTTCAAGAACTGACAAGGCCGGTTAAGAAACATCGAGTCGGATTTCGACAATTCGCGGCATGACGAAAAAACGCCGCGGAATTCGCCATGACCCTGCGTTGAAGGCAGATGATGCAACCATAAGATAGTTAAACAACCGTAAATAGCGCCGCCTTGATTGATCGTGGCACGCTTGTGCCCGACTCTCAAGTGATGCGGAGACCGGGATCGATTGCCGGATGCGCTGCTGCCCACCCATCGCGCCTGCCGCGAAGGCGGCGTCGGATGGGCAGGCGGCCCGGCTCAAACCTGCCAAGCAGATTTGCCGATGCGGTGACCGGTTCGGCGCCAAAAGTCTGCGACACAACAAAAGCTTGAGCGGGCGAAGCGTTGGCTTGCCAACGCAAGTCTGCTTAGAGAGCCGACCGGGCACCGGAAGACCGGGCCGGCGGGAGGGAGTGCCGACGCCATGGACGACGAGACGTTTCGAGCCTGGGCGCACCGGGCCGCCGACTGGTCGGTGGATTACCTGGCCGGCGTCGGCGAGCGGCCGGTGCGGGCCCAGGTGGCGCCGGGCGAGATCTTTCGCCAGTTGCCCGAGGCGCCGCCCGCCGCGGGCGAGGCGATGGAGGCGATCTTCTCCGATCTCGACCGGGTGGTGATGCCGGGCATGACCCATTGGCAGCACCCGCGCTTCTTCGCCTATTTCCCGGCCAATGCCAGCCCGCCCTCCCTGGTGGCAGAGTTCGTCACCGCGGCGCTCGCCGCGCAATGCATGCTCTGGCAGACCTCGCCGGCCGCGACCGAACTCGAGACCCGGGTGATGGACTGGCTGCGCCAGATGATCGGCCTGCCGGACGCCTTCTCGGGCGTGATCCAGGATTCGGCCTCGGGCGCGACCCTGGCGGCGCTGCTGACCGCCCGGGAGCGGGCGCTCGGCTTCACCGGCAACGCCAACGGGCTCGCCGGCGGGCCGGTCTTGCGGGTCTACGCCTCCGAGCAGGTCCATTCCTCGGTCGACAAGGCGGTGCGCATCGCCGGCATCGGCGACGCCAACCTGGTGCGGATCCCCGTCACCGGCCCGCTCTACGGCATGGACCCGGACGCCCTCGACGCGGCGATCCGGGCCGACCGCGAGGCGGGCCTGGTGCCTGCCGCCATCGTCGCCTGCCTGGGCGGCACCGGCATCGGCGCCTGCGATCCGATCGAGGCGGTCGCCGCGGTGGCGCGCCGGCACGGGGTGTTCCTCCACGTCGACGCCGCCTGGGCCGGCAGCGCGATGATCTGCCCCGAATTCCGCGACCTGATGCGCGGCGCGGAGCTGGCCGACAGCCTAGTGTTCAACCCGCACAAGTGGCTGTTCACCCATTTCGACTGCTCGGCTCATTTCGTCCGCGACCCGAAGGCGCTCACCGACACGCTGGGCCTTCGCCCCACTTACCTGCGCACGCTGGGCCGCGACGGCGTCGTCGATTACAATGAGTGGTCGATCCCCCTCGGGCGCCGCTTCCGGGCCCTCAAGCTGTGGTTCGTGATCCGCTCCTACGGCGTCGCGGCGTTGCAGGGCATGATCCGCGACCACGTCGCCTGGGCGCGGGAGCTCGCCGGAATCATCGCGGCGGACCCGGATTTCGAGCTGACCTCGGCGCCGGTCCTGTCCCTGTTCAGCTTCCGCTACGCGCCGGCCGGTGCGGGCATCGGTGCCGGTGCGGGCGACCTCGACGCGCTCAATGCCCGCCTCCTGGAGCGCATCAACGACGACGGCCGCACTTACCTGACCCAGACCCGCCACGATGGCCGCTTCGTCATCCGCTTCCAGGTCGGCCAGACCACGACGACGCGGGCGGACGTGATGATGGCGTGGGACGCGGTGAGGGAGATCGCCGCGGGGTTGCGGGCGGGGTGAGGCGGGCTCGTCGCATAGTCAGGGTGTAAGGCGTCGCTTGACGATGTCTGGCAATGCCTTACATTTGCGGCATGATCCGCTCGTTCAGCAACAAGGGGCTTCGGCTGTTCGTCGAGACGGGCGATCCCAGGAAGCTCAGCATCGAAAACGCAGGGCGCGTTCGTCGCATCCTGGCCCAGCTCGATGCCGCAACGAAACCAGAGGACATGAACCTGCCGGGCTATCGCTTCCATCAACTGGGCGGCGATCGAAAAGGAACCTACGCGGTCACTGCCAGCGGAAACTATCGGATCACGTTCCGTTGGGACGCTCCCGACGTCATCGATGTCGATCTTGAGGATTATCACTGATGAGCGGCAATTCCCTGCTCTCCGGCCTCGCGCCGACCCACCCCGGCGAAATCCTGCGCGAGGACATCCTGCCGGCCGTCGGCTTGCCGAAGACCGAGATCGCTCGCCGGCTCGGGATCTCGCGCCAGACGCTCT from Methylobacterium aquaticum encodes:
- the radA gene encoding DNA repair protein RadA produces the protein MAKNHQTFACQSCGAVYNRWRGRCEACNGWNTIVEETGAASPVSGPVATRPSRARGRIFPLEGLTGEVKEAPRTSSGIAELDRVTGGGFVRGSVILLGGDPGIGKSTLLMQASAALAKRGERVAYISGEEAVGQVRLRAERLGLASAPVELAAETNVEDIIATLSQGRPPALAIIDSIQTMWTETVESAPGTVTQVRGSAQSLIRFAKTSGTAVILVGHVTKDGQIAGPRVVEHMVDAVASFEGDQGHHFRILRAVKNRFGPTDEIGVFEMTDGGLAEVPNPSALFLAGRDLAAPGTAVFAGMEGTRPLLVEIQALVAPSALGMPRRAVVGWDPNRLSMVLAVLEAHGGIRLGGHDVYLNVAGGLRIGEPAADLAVAAALVSSLSGSALPSDAVYFGEVGLSGAIRPVAQAPARLKEAQKLGFAKALMPQGREGAGRDGSGTGFPAESLRHIADLVAGVAASGKPVRGGRRPPQRMPAYDDEDV
- a CDS encoding cytochrome b — its product is MSRPGRAFHYDRVQRGFHWLMAALIVVALALGIYAAWQVPGTSPRREILDIHKSIGLTVLLLLPLRFVYRLVAGEPAYRAPPSRHAHIAATLAHLTLYALMLLLPVSGYVYSAAGGYGLPWFGVFSFPRLVPVDKALSQAGYGAHYWIAWGLGIVLGLHVLAVAWHAWIRRDEVMGRMWPARGDASV
- a CDS encoding TetR/AcrR family transcriptional regulator, encoding MAEREGGPRPGGRSARVQASVHRATRELLARMDRAAVTIPLIAAEAGVTPSTIYRRWGELNDLLADVAVERLRPDMVPVETGSGRGDLLAWAEQYAEEMASQLGREMIRDVLAAEGESGPRRCCGYARQQIAVIAERAAARGEAFPDIDLVLDRVIAPILFRILFDEALAGERVGGLVENAFSA
- a CDS encoding MFS transporter, with translation MREGQGSRRVDPLVLHAVTLGAFFAAAAAPTPLYRIYQETLALSPVFVTLVFAVYAVALLKALLVAGSLSDHLGRRPVIAGALWLEAAAMGLFLLVGNGAGWLVVARITQGLATGIAAASLGAALVDVDRTRGPVVNAVAPLVGMAVGALGTSALIQYAPLPLHLVYGVLLCVFAGLALAVWSIPESAATRPGALASLKPRMAVPSRIRRPLALVTPINLANWTLGGFYLSLVPSVVAAATGSGAPLTGGSVVTALMVAGAVSVLLRRTAAPQANLTFGVLATALGVVGVVAGIHAASVPVLILATLVTGCGFGASFLGCLGTIMPLAEPDERAGLLAAFYVQSYLAFSLPAVGAGFLARILGYAATADLYAAAVLVVSLGGLAVMRARSGRGLAVA
- a CDS encoding PhoX family protein codes for the protein MTQPSLNRSQQAEAAEDAGSNPSANPTLGEVVARRFDRREILRGGLAASLAVSAISATLAPRAVAAATPETFPFRELPAGADERHHVADGHDAEVLIRWGDPVLPGAPAFDPHKQSAAAQAQQFGYNNDFLGFFPLPGTGDPAGHGLLVVNHEYTNEELMFPGLGRQDGKAAFAGMNREFVDIEMAAHGGSVIEVKREDGRWRVVPGSRFARRITAMTPMRIAGPAAGSDRLRTGADPEGKTVLGMLNNCAGGVTPWGTWLTCEENINYYFQGRLPEGSPEVKNHKRLGMPGNLYGWARFHDRFDLGKEPNEPNRFGWVVEIDPFDPNSVPVKRTAMGRFKHEGAAGALAKDGRYVVFQGDDERFDYVYRFVTTDAVNKTDKAANRDILDHGTLSVARFDADGRGTWLPIVFGEGPLTPENGFRDQADVLIETRRAADLLGATKMDRPEDVEANPKTGKVYVMLTNNTRRKADQVDAVNPRPDNRFGHIVELSPAGGDFGAKDFAWEVLVRCGDPSVAAVGATFSSATTKDGWFGMPDNCAVDGEGRLWVATDGNSPSKTGRADGIWAMETEGARRGTAKHFFQVPMGAEMCGPYFTPDDTTFFVAVQHPGEADEEDPTAQPATFENPATRWPDFDPALPPRPAVVAITKRGGGRVGT
- a CDS encoding pyridoxal phosphate-dependent decarboxylase family protein, with amino-acid sequence MDDETFRAWAHRAADWSVDYLAGVGERPVRAQVAPGEIFRQLPEAPPAAGEAMEAIFSDLDRVVMPGMTHWQHPRFFAYFPANASPPSLVAEFVTAALAAQCMLWQTSPAATELETRVMDWLRQMIGLPDAFSGVIQDSASGATLAALLTARERALGFTGNANGLAGGPVLRVYASEQVHSSVDKAVRIAGIGDANLVRIPVTGPLYGMDPDALDAAIRADREAGLVPAAIVACLGGTGIGACDPIEAVAAVARRHGVFLHVDAAWAGSAMICPEFRDLMRGAELADSLVFNPHKWLFTHFDCSAHFVRDPKALTDTLGLRPTYLRTLGRDGVVDYNEWSIPLGRRFRALKLWFVIRSYGVAALQGMIRDHVAWARELAGIIAADPDFELTSAPVLSLFSFRYAPAGAGIGAGAGDLDALNARLLERINDDGRTYLTQTRHDGRFVIRFQVGQTTTTRADVMMAWDAVREIAAGLRAG
- a CDS encoding type II toxin-antitoxin system RelE/ParE family toxin gives rise to the protein MIRSFSNKGLRLFVETGDPRKLSIENAGRVRRILAQLDAATKPEDMNLPGYRFHQLGGDRKGTYAVTASGNYRITFRWDAPDVIDVDLEDYH